The DNA segment GGACCATTGCGGACGTTTGTTAGCCCAAGGGGAGCAGAAcaaggggggaagggggggggttCTTCTTCACTTCTCGTCTTTTTATACATCCCGTCTCCCGTTTCATACCTCCTTCACACCATGGGTCCCTTTTTTCTTGTAGCTGCCGGCGCTGTCTTCCGTTTATCGGTGGGGCTGGGAGGAGAAATACTAACACGCCGACGCCAACACCGCCTTGTGGGGATGGAGTGGTATGAAGTAGTGTGTGTAGGATTGGGGATTTGTTCTAAAAGattcattcgtttttttttcgctcgaGTAGGAGGGGGTCAAAGCAGGACGACCGGACATTTGAAGCGAAAACTTTTTTCACTTGTGCAAGTaatgaaggaaaacaaatggAAGATTGTGTCGTGTGTCAGGTCAATCTGCTGGTAAAAGGAGGAAGAGAGGAACTTTTTTCAATCAAGAAGCGTTTAATTTTAGCTATAAATAATGAGtaacaagaaataaaacgaTTATTTCAAAAGAGAAAATATGACTTAAAGCTGCAATCTTTGATAATTTTACCATCATGTCATAATTATTATAAGTTTCTTTagaaaatttgttttagaaaaaaaatctttttactaaagtttattttttattaaacaggGTATGTGGAAATTTCCGTTTGGTTTAACTTATTGGTTGAAGTTAGCATTAGTAGTAGATTTattagtaatagtagtagcagtaatAGTAGTCTAAAAGGAGATATTCTCGCATGCAGCAACAGATATTTAAGAATATTGTTATCATCATCTTAAATGTTTTCCatgatttgtttttagttGAAATTCTCGGTAgtttatgaaatgaaaataccGAGAATGAACATTTTAGGGATACCAGTACGTTTAGATGTCATTAGAGATTCTTGGTCACTATTAGCCACTGTAGAAAAATTAAACAGGTTTTAGCTCCTTAACTACGACTATTATATTGTTTCAACGAACATACTAGTAATGATGCACACATTTAACGAGCTCTTCATTGTTACGTTACAAATGCGAATGGTTGTTTCTTTTGGCTAGATGAAGTTCGTAAGGTGTCTTTTAAACACCGTGTTAAACGCatataacaaataacaaaaagggCGATACAGTAGATACAAAATTGGTTTGTAGATGCTCCTAACATGGTGTTTTTTATCatgaaaagtgtgtttttgcggGAAGATCTGTTTTATTATTGACCTTATGGAGAAAACTTCTCGGCCTGAAAGCTAACATCAAAGTATAGACTCTTTTTTTATGAACTAAAAATATGGTAGATCTCTGATATGGAGACAACAAGTGCTACTGATGATGAAGCTAATAAGCATTGGAGCAAGTCTTTATTAAAAAAGAGCTAGAATACGTCTACCGTAAGTCTAACACACCTGTATTACTTTATTGGAAGTTTATGGTAGCTTTATAGAGCTCAAACTGAAGCAACTTGTCGGAAGTAGTTGGTAAGGTTTAACAGTGGTAGCTTTTGTAAAGAAGGTGAAAAACGTTCTGGTGTAAAGAAAATAAGAGGAAAGACAACTACAGGTTGAGATGAAAAACTGCAACCAACTGCAAGACTGCCCGTCTGAAAGTTGTCCGATTTATACTAGTGACAGCTCAGTATGTTGTTTACTAGCACCCAAGAGCATTTTAGCATTCAAAAGAGTTGCTTTCGTCCAAGCGAAGTGTGGTGATGAACTGCCGAATTTGATTTTCTCCCATGAGAAATCATTAGTTACCCAGTAGTTTGTGAACAATAACATGATTTTGTTAAATTGGCAGAGTGAAAACAAATTGCAACTTCGGTTGGCCACCAGAACCTAAAAGCCGGTCAGGGTGATGGTGTGGGCCGCCATAACCGCCGATAGTCGCTTACCTCTCGCATTAATCGTTTGTAGGTTCAAAATAAAGCGCACTCTACCGCGAAAATATTTTATGGAAAGCTTTGAAGCCGTGGACACATTTTGACCGCAAACCTTGGAAAATCCTACTGAACTCAGCACCGACGCGCCACCCCACGAATGGCAACGAAACGAGGTCCCTCGATTCATTTCAACCGCACATGGACCATCAATACGACCAGATACGAATCTGTTGGTCTATTatgcgctttgtttttttggatAGCGAGGATGGCTCCAAAAAAATAGCGAAagtttcaaacaatttaagcCAAAATCGGGCCGTAGAAGCCACTTTCGGGCAGCTTGCGATGGTTTCATCTGCCATCTGAAGGCCATAATTCGTGCTAAAGGTGACCAAGTTTCGGACAAACATAAATTTATTCTGATATTTGATTATATTTCCAACACTTTTTGCTTTCACTTAATAAcatagaaaaatgaaattttattttgttgcagtttttttcatttcgccCTGTAGAGGTGTTGCTAGAGGAAGGTCTcgttaaaaaacacacattctaAAGGCAGCTGGGATATATCAGCAAGTCATTTACCACTATTGAAAAGAATGCAAATGAACTGAAAGAAAGGTAATTGggttccatgcaaaattatggCAAGAGAATACGAATAACTCTTATTTGCATGTAACCAGCTAGTCCTACATCAATAATATCTACCAGGTGTATAGCCCAGACATTGTTTCTTGGGTTTACTGTCTGTTCAGGTTGATGAAGCATGATCTAGCTGACCAAAACTTCTACAATTAGGGTAAAAGTAGTGCCCTCGCTTAGACACTAGAACTCTTAGATACTTGTTAAATGTTTGCTTCGATACTAGAAAATTTACACTGTTATAACAGACGAAATGCATTGCGTTACGTTGAAAGTTGTCCCGAGGGGTAATCATGGATATTTTCATTTACCTCGCACagaatgttttactttttctttcatatttttgAGTGACATGTGTTCTTCACGCATGGGAACCAAATCATGTTTGCCTTGCTTACAAACCTTACAAGGGCACTGATATTGTAATAAAATGATATCCAAAGAAGGAAACAATTCCCACCAGACTGCTCAATTGCCACTTTcttcctgttttgtttttttttttttcgttgaatGAGATGTTGGACATTAAGTAGTGGAAAACAGACCCCTATTTCTCACAGCAACGAAAATCCTATCGTCCTGTGTGAGGACGAGCACGATTTAGCGCGAAGAAAGCAAATAAGAAATTCGCCCCGTGCTCACAGGCAGGTATACCTTTCACTCACCTTTTGTAACCCGCTAGAACATCCAAAGGGCAGACCGATTGTGTAACCCTTTACCATGGTTCAGCGcgacaaaagaaagaaagcaaaaaaacacctcaACATCATTTGCATAAGAAGATGAGAGATGCTGCCGTGAGACCGCTTCCGTgttaccgtgtgtgtgtgtggtcttGGACTTGGACCAGGTTCCTGCTtggaataagaaaaaaaaaaggatcacaCACGCCACCCCGTCAAGACAATTCGTTCCGCACCGGTTCGTTCCATGTGGCCTCGGCCGGCATGTTGTTTTAATGTTgtccgcgcgcgcgctcgccttTTTTCATATTACTCGTTTCACCGAAACACAATTACTActgttataattattattgttgcaAAGGCgggcgcactcacacacacacacatcggtaCAAAACCGGTTTGGCGCGACGACGACACGCGGAACGATAAAAACGACGACGTGGCAGAGAGACCCTGGCGTTCATCGGAAGGATAATAAGGATGCTGATGAATATCACTGCAGCAACTTCCGGCCAGTGTGTGAAAGAGTTTGTGTCtgaaatgttgttgtttttttgtttctgttcctGAAACGGTTATAAAATTGTGTTTCACTCTCTATCGGCAGGCGACAGGCGACCCGGAAACAATCGTCCTTTTGCTACGGACAATCTGTGtgaatttgttctttcttCACTACCATTCTGTGAACAATGCAATAGTAACCGGTTTTTGggctgccttttttttgtaatcacAAATTTTGACAAAGAAAAAGGTCACAAAAAACAGGTTGTGCTGACAACTGTTTGATAACGCAGTTAGAATTTCTCACCTAACTAAAAATTGTGATCAGCGTGAGATTTGGTGCGGTTTAGGGACGGTTGGCAACCGAACGTTGTGGGTATGGATGGGGAATAAAAGCTCACAGTGGGTCACACTGTGACATTGTTAAAACATTAACATGATTTTGCGTAGCCGAACTACTTCTTGAACTGGTTTTTGGGTGATTTCTATTTTCAGCGGAATTGTGATAGAAATAATTCAGGTTTTTAATATGTAATGTATCAAAGTCCCTCTTCAATTTACTCTCTACCAAAGCATTTCAATGAGGTCACACGCGAGGGCATCTCACTGAGCAAAAACAATCCGTTAATCCTGCTTGGAATGTGTCGTGCCattcgtgtgtttgtttttgatttcacttccttcaactacacacacgcaataTTCCTTTTATGGTTTCAACAGCCTGCTTCAGGTCCAACTGCtcgagaaaagaaagaaaaatacaacaccatgCATGTGCGTATAAAACGTGTTCCCCATTTTCGCACGATCACTCACGATCGTACAGACTGACCTCCCGCAGCCGCTTTGGGAACAAACAGCGAACCTTTAAGGCAACAACGAGGAAataaggaagaagaaaaaaaggatgcaTCTTGGCAGCTTTCGCACTGCCGTCCTAGGGCTGAccggcctgctgctgctgctgctgctgctgaccggCCGGCAGGTGGCTAGCAATGGTGACTTTAGCTATTTCTACGGCACCATCGCCCCGTCCGACCGGCTTTGCGCGAAGAAGGTCGTCGGCATCGGTACCAAGACGCCCGTACAGGTGGATTACAGCAGCACGGTAAGTGGCGGTGGACCCCCAAAAACCCCCAGCCCATTAATAATAGTAATCATATCCGTGCGTGCGTGACAGCGCCCGATAACAGCTGTCAGTCTCGATGCGTCGAACGTGGCGTACCAGGGCTTCAACGCGCTCATCACCCGCGGTGCGATCGGCCAGCAGGGCATCACGTTCAGCCTGGCCGGGCCGTGGGTGCTGCCGTACTACATCGAGCTGGACTACTACTGCCGGGCGCCGGACCAACCCTGACCGGCCTCAACCGGTGCTGCTGCAAAAAGGGTCAAATGCAGCGCTGCCGACTAGCAGTGGCGGTGTGTTTCCATTGCTGTgtggattttatttattcccCTCCGGCTTGTTTTTCCTCGCAGTTAAAaccgacacacatacacaaacctacgcacacacacacaataaaaaggatgcaataaataaatcgCTCAACTGCAGATGCAATTGTTATTTAAAGGTTCCGTTGCCGAACGGCCGTTGCCGCTGCTGTACGCCGTTCAGGATTTTTGCACCGTGCCACCGGTCACCATTGTTCGTCCCTTCTGCGCCAGACacgggcagcagcaaccgcgAGCGCCGCTATCTGGGGCAGCAGGATGTTTGGTCCCATGGTCCGTTTTTTGCCGCCCTTGCATCTCTTGCACGTATGCAGATGCACAATTTcctttaagatttttttttgtttgtttccctgTTTGCTTCCCGGCCCTTTGTTGGTCCTTGGTTGGTCCCGGCCGTGCACGACATGCTGCACGTTATGTAATGCCTTTTTAATGCCCCACGATCCACTCCTTCCAGTCCACTTTGACCCGGCCGGTGTATCGGGACGGGACGTTGGTCAGATCTAATTGAATTGTGGCTTCGCACAAGCACTGGCAATACGTTTcgtcgctctctttctcttgttgTGTCGCAGGGAAATGGCAGATTGATCATCGTAATTAGAGGAATTAATCTAGTTTGTGTACAGGTGGATTGGATATTAATTGACCCGGGCGACGGATGGCGATGGATCGCGTTGAGCACTGCTGGCGCAAATTGAATGAGACAATGTTTCACTAGTTGTGGGCACTGGTGAAGGTGGATTTAGTTGGTGGTTTGTGGAGATGTTTTGGGATGGTGAAAGCATGTATGGTGTAAGAAGATATGTTTTTAAATCTGTACATGTTTGAGTTGATATTgctataaataaattatattattgaaTGTTATGTTATGTTTGCCGAGGAGTTATGTTTTTGATTGTTATTTGAGCATGTAGTCCAAAAATGGGGACACAAGTTTGAGAAAAAAGGTGgcttttgcaaatatttttttatctgtGGATAGGTCTATTTTatgattcaaatttatttgacTTAAACAATGTTCATGTTATGCAAATTTTCTTATATCCTTTTTGATCTctggaaataaaatatatgtatAATAACCCAGTGCCTATTTATGACAGAGCAACAACCATATATTCATTCGgatgattttctttttatcaaTGCTTATTAATTCGACTAGAATGCTCAATAACATCGTTCAAAGCTATTATATTATTATGaggaatattaaaataaatagcaaattcaaaattgtatttttcagAAATTTACGGTTATAAAGCAATAATAAGGCTTTTCAAAAATAGGGTGCAATCACTGTGAtgcaatagaaaaataaatttattgttgACAAGTAGCTGTGTTTTCCAATCAACCGGTGTTTTActgtgaaaataaaactaccacattttttacaattatttaCATCCGTGCATTAAGCGCAATTTTATTatcaatgttttaattttctatATAAGTTTCGAGTATGAAGGATTAGGATATGCTTTATGAATTAATGTTATTGAGCTATGCTGTGATGGTGATGCAAGCTAGTTGGAGAgcccattgaaataaaaatttgaaatAGAATTATTACTTCaataatttaaactttttttaaattttatttacgCTTATGTGTAGCATGTTTGGAACAATTTTTAATcctaatttttaaaaatagaaaccagaccttgttgttgttttgcacgCCAGTTGCAACCACAATCCTTTCACGTTTTCTTTGCAAACTTTTGCAAACGTGAAGTGTGCAGCGTAATTCTGGTGTAAAAGTAAACCCGGCagcgaataaaaataaataaagaagaagTCTGTAAgaggattgtgtgtgtgtgtgcgtgtgtgcgtgagtgtgatTAAGGGGAAAGCGCTGTTTCCCCTTTTCAATGGCGGCGTGAGGGATGATTTTTCGAAATAGGGTAGAATCGGAAGCAGCCCTGCTTTGAGTAGCTACGGAGGGGAAAACGGTGAGCTCAGGGCTGAGTGCCCTGCGGTGTGCGTCTTGGATATTGCACTGAATATAGTACCCAACGATAGATGTCGCTAGCAGTTGGTGGAAATTCGACCGCACAGTGGTTGAACATTTCATTTACTGGACAAATATGATTGAGATGTTCTTCATGCTtcgttttagttttatttaaaatatgcaaaactaCTAAACATTAAGGATCCCGCACTGGAAAAGATACATTAATAGCTCTTCTTTAAAAACCAGGACGCTTTGCAGCAAGCTCGGCGGAAGCGTTCATCACTGGGTCCACACGGCGACAAGTGTTCTTTTGACACTCGCGCGCATACCCTACCATGTGGCTACAGCATCGTAAAAGTTGGCACACATTAGCATTAAACCATACTTTGTGGACTGACTGCCGGTGgtgcataaaaataaattactccCGGTTTTCGGTGTCGGAGCGGtcccaaaacacacacggcCACTGCACGCTGCACCGAAGTGAACGACTCGTCACGACCCCGCAGACGAGTCACTATCGTTAAAAAAGCATTAATACACCGATCGTCATCGTATTGTTTCGCGTTTTATGTCTTCATTTATAAGCGCACTAATTGAAAGCGCATATCCCACGGCTGGCGTGtcccgtgtgcgtgtgcgtgtgcgtgccgTGCGTGGGGAAATGACTACACCGTGGTGGCGGTTTAAAGTGCATCATGAAACACCGTTTCGCGCTCCCCGGCTGCACCTTGCACACAAATCGCGCACAACCGTTTCGGGGCTGGTTTTAATCGTGCTAATCTGGTTTTAATGGAGTgatctttctcactctctttctctctgcctCTTTTGCAGACGTTGTCCTTTACTCGACGTTGTCGCATGGTACTGGTATCGACTGCAAGGGTCAGATCATAAATCGGACGGGAAGATAAGCGAtcgatgagtgtgtgtgtatgtgtgcgataGTTAAAAGGTATTAATGAGTGGCCACCGCTTGTGCAATGCATGTTAAGGCTGCAACCGCTATTGGGTAGGTTAATGAATATGGTAAAATCTATAAAATGATGCATAAAAGTGAGCTGGACAAGATCGTTTATTTTTGCCTTTATTCCAAATGTAAATTGCAACCGTTTATGGCGCAAATTCCAGAGTGTAAGTTACACACctgttttaatttcgtttgTGCTAGATGTAAGTGAGTAAACAATTATAAAGCAAAATTCAAGGGAATTTAGTACGGTAAGTCAACATGCAAGTGTGTGCATTAAACGCATTGATAATTCTCATCCAACCTGTCAGCTGACAAAACATTCTGAAAAGCACTCCCAAGAGCGTGTTTAATTCACCCAACCAGAACCGTAATAAACAACCCCCTCTTCCACTAGGCCACAAGCTCAGGGTGAGAAAAATACATAATTGATTCATAAACCACATCCGAGAACCATGGCAGAACATTCACAGCTTTGTTCAGTATTTGCAGCTCATCAAAAAGACACGTTGCACGTTGACAATCTCCGCCAGTATCGTGCTAGCCCGGGGAGGCAAACTACTGGAACGACTGCTTCTTTCCGTTCCACAATCCCTCCATTGAAATGAGTGTCATAATTTGCACTGCTAAAGACCACGCAAAATTTGTAATCATTAATTAGTGTGAAATTGCTCGTAGCATTCGGGCTGGCGGACGCAACAGGAGGACGTTGTTCTTCGTCAGTTTTGGAAGGGTAGCGGAAGATTTAAAGACATGTTATGACTAATATATGTTACACTCTTTTGGTAATACATTTGAATACATATTAACagcaaaatgaaacatttttgtgtcatttttctcttctttgcaTGAATCCATCATCCACAAACGCATCCTAATGTTGCCGCCATTCGTCGCTAAGAACTCCAAAcagtgtatttgtgtgtgttagtgtgtgatATTATTTATCTCTCATGTACATGTTAAACCCTTCCCACCCCCTGAAACAGCTTAAAAGAAATATCTCTCGCGACACAAAACCTAATGTTGTAAAGGGAAaatttttagcaaaaaaagtggaagaaaaaaaggcgtTGTAACGAGCGAACGCAGCGAGAAAACAATTTTCCTTTCAAATTCCCTACCCTGTCTCCTCTTTCCCCccctttcccctcccccctcacCGACCTCATATAGGGTTGCAATTTTGGTTCGTTTCAAGAAAATGCGCCCAAGCTTGCCATGGAAAAAAGGGGACGTGAGCAGCACCAACATACGCGCATAAGTATGCGTGTgtgagcgagtgtgtgtgagactgTGTgcatttgctttctttctctttttcttgctCGCTGCAAACTTTCTTCGGTGAGTTGCAAAACTTTACCCACCCCTAAACGGCACCACCCTCCCCCGGTCCGACGCGTGCGAATGGGAAAGCATGAAAATTCCATCCAATTTTTCATATGCTTCAGTGAGTTTGCAATATTCATCGCAAACATCGTGTATGGTGGTTGGTGTTCCCCTTTGCGTTTGCATGTTCTGTTTCCCACTCCTTCCCAAACCAACGCCTCCTTGCGACGGAAAGGgatgtaccttttttttttctttctctaccTTCTCTTTCACGCACCGCGTTGCTGGGGGTGAGATGGGTTTTAtgacggttttttttcgcgagcatttttttttctttttcccttttgactatgcatgtgtgcgtataCGAAGTTAAAGtagtgtgcgcgtgtgtgtgtgggaaaggTATACATTTTCCCgaaaaaaacccaaccaccgcttcacacacatacgtaccGCGTGCTGCGTATGTGAAGGGCGAATGTGTCGTCGTGAGGTGGAAGAAGGACACACCACCTTGCAAGCCCGCCCTTATCCGCGTTCTGAGCAGCgcaaaagaggaaaaagaaaacacacaaaggAAGAAGCATAAAGTATGGAAacggacaaaaaaaacttcgcAAAAAAGTTAATGCAAACGTACAGAAAACAGGACACAAAGGACACGAATGTTGTGCGCGCTTAATGTACGGATGTAAAGATCATCCACGGGGTTATTTTCCTTAGCGTGTTTATGGCGAGCAAGAGGGGGGTaaaggtggggggggggttaaAACGCATTCAAACGTTGTGAAAGGACAGATAATGCCATGCAAAGTCTTTCTGTGCGGCCTAAGCGGCCTAAGACGCCGGAAGAAACGAACCGAACGGAAGAAGACAAGCAACGAACCTTCTTTAAAAGCAAAACCTTCCCTATTTTACGGTGAAAAACTGAAGCAATTGCACCGAATGGAGGAGCGAAGGTTGTTTGGGGTGAAAAAGTAAACGAGACTCCCGCGAACTTGGGTGGTTGGGGTAAAGATTTGCGTTACTATTTTCCGGCCTGGAGTCTTGTTATTCCCCCTTTTTGTACAGAAAATATCCTTTTTTATATTGAAAAGAGGCTTGTAGCAGAGTCCATGGCCGGCAGGACGGCACAAGATCGTAGAAAATCGATAGCAATTTTACGCATTCGGTGCGGAATGGGGTTTTTCATATGGAAATATGCTGTCTGCCAGacgaaaagagaaagagcatgtaaagaagacacacacaagcatAAAAAAGAAGCATCAAAGGATGCGTTGCTCGTGTGGCACTTTCTTTGACTTTTCGAtgtttttctgtgtgtatgtgtgtgtgagtatgttttTATAGTATCGGTGCTTTATGCAGAGGGAGCGTCATGAAAATTTTACGCCCGTAATATGAGATAAGGGAAGGATGGTGACGGCCggcagacgacgacgacggcgatggCCTGTGTACTGTTactgattgtttgtttggtttgctgcCGTTTAATGACTGTTGTTCGATTGTTTTTAATCGCCGGTGTCCATTACCGGTGTGTGCAAACAGTGCACGGTACATAAATATAAATGACAATCAATGCCCGTTTGGGGAGTTTAGCGCCGATTCTGGGTGGGATGATAGGGACTAGCACGCATTGCTACAACGAAGAACACTACAGGAAACGTTATTTTTGtgatatttcaatttcaagctAAGTAAACCTACATGTTTATTCAAGCAAAGGACTTTAAAGTTCAACTTTATTCAGTTCATCGTTGTTTCTTTCGTCCGATATATTTCATTTACTTAGTTTTGGTTACTTGTTACACTCCTGCCATTTCTCTGTCCCATTCTAGACGCTTTTGAACAATTTCAATATCCATCTTGAGTCGTTGTTTCATCAAAAGcagctgtttgtttttcacctTCAACTCTTTCTGCTTCAAAAGGCACAGTTTTCTATTCACCTTTGTTAATTTCCTTAACTCCTGCAACTGAAGCTCCGCTAAACTTCGATATCTGAGACGACGATTTCTAACACAGCCTACAGTTGTCTTCGTTTCCGGCTGAGGTTGAGGTTCTGGCGGTACAGGTGGCTGAGATGGTTGTGGCTCGTTGCTTACAAACTTGACAGGAGACATATGTGGCAGACCCCAGGCCCTTGTGTTTGGTATAGGCTGCAAAGATTTCACAAGACACATCATGTCGATGACACGCTTCTCCAATGGCGTAAAGTTGGTCAAATCCCATGGATATTTTCCCGTATCTTTGTTCTTCACATAGTTGTCGACCAGTTGGGCTTTCAGGGTGTCGCAGTAGTCGTCCCAGAGCTGCAGATGACATTGTACAAAAAGAATGCTAAAATAATACACCTACATAGCTGAAAAGGAACAATTACCTCTTTCCATTCATTTCGATTGTGTATCGGTGGACCTAATGCGTTGAGCTCATTGGCAACGGCGTTCCAGTATTTGGCAGTTCCTAGACTCCGCCTGGCGACAATCTGTTTGTTGCTCGCAATAAGTGAAATAAGCTGTTCGATTTGTTCGTTGGTTGCGTTTACACGGTTTTTCCTGTAGCAAATAGAGAGCTGATATGAAGAAGTAGGAGTGTGTTTTCGTTTATGTTACACTTACAGCCATTCTGAATTCTCGCTTGGTGCTGTTAGAATTTGGAAGGACCTTTGTTTTACGATGTACTGCAAACGCTTTCGATGGCTGGCAAACTTAAACTGGATTTGAACTTACTcttcgtttgttgttttaaatgaaaatgttgtCCCGTTTAGCTTTACCCAGTTGTGTTGGTTATCCATACCCTGGTTGCTTTACCTGGTTGCCCTGGTGGCTGGAAATTTACCCAACGAAATAACACTTGCTTCGGCACCTATTCAAGAGCAGCTTTAATGCTTTTCCAtttggtaaacaaaaaaaaatctacccAGAAATTATCTGGGCTTTGCTTTTACACCTTATTTAGTGCATTAGCCTCTTATTTAGTGGAGTTTTAGTTGGTCTTGTGAAAGTGAACCCGTTCGTGAATGTCCAGAGCGAGTGATGTTGTAAACAACAAGCCGTTCGGTACTGTACTGTCAGACCAGAAGCAGGCTGTGTAGCAAGGTGTATGTAAATAGAAGGTGAAGTCATTCATTACAAATTGACAATTCGCGACATGACGTagcaatactgggggctctgGCTAGGTGTAGGTATTGAGAAGATGAAGTCTTGTAGCGTTTGCCTGATCTCCATCCTGATCCTGATCCTGATCTCTAGTACAAAAATCGCTCAGGACTGAAGGGAGTAGGGGAAATTGTATACGTTTTGACATAACAGTTCTCAATCATGGAGATCTGGCAAACGATACACCTTTATCTTCTCAATACATACACCTTAGTTGTGCAGGTCGGAAAGTCCGGTAGCCGCCATTATCCGGGAAAAATCACGGATAATCGAGAAAACGGTATTAGCGCAATCGCGTGAGCGCAAGTAGTTCAGCGAGTaacggaaaaaaacaaagtaaatTATGATTCTTTTGCAAAATAGACAATAATGATGATCGAAGTGCTTctgaagtattttttttgctactcaAGCTACACCCGTAACACCTGccataatatattttttattttctgaaAGATTTGTTTCCTTTACAAAAGTTAACCTGTTCGTGATTTCAGCGCGCTGAGTGTTTACCACAAAACGAGTTTCTTTTCCTTgatgttcttctttttttgcataattatCTACGTACGGTCTCGTagcacagtcgtcaactcgtacgacttaacaaaacatgcccgtcatgggttcaatccccaaatagaccgtgccgccatacgtaggactgactatccttctatggggggaaatcaattagtcactgaaagccaatcccataagtggtacaggcaggccttgaccgacaacggttgttgagccaaagaagaagaagagaatcTACGTACGGTAGAACCTAGACTTTCGGCTTTCCTGGACTTAAGTACCACACAATCGTATTAGTTCAAGTCAGTCTTTTGCAACGGAAGGATGATCCAGATGAGAAAAGATCCAGTTTAGTCGTGAAGGATCTAGCAGTTTGATGGACTTGTTTTTAA comes from the Anopheles coluzzii chromosome 2, AcolN3, whole genome shotgun sequence genome and includes:
- the LOC120950556 gene encoding uncharacterized protein LOC120950556; translation: MMCLVKSLQPIPNTRAWGLPHMSPVKFVSNEPQPSQPPVPPEPQPQPETKTTVGCVRNRRLRYRSLAELQLQELRKLTKVNRKLCLLKQKELKVKNKQLLLMKQRLKMDIEIVQKRLEWDREMAGV